One Brevibacterium spongiae DNA segment encodes these proteins:
- a CDS encoding diaminopimelate decarboxylase gives MPRSHHSIPDSRARAIRAIAQNSTSTPERGDIPALSDQSPVLGLMDLDAVDAAFADLTSAFDSDREVLHAVACKAVPLPSVLRRYAEAGAGCEVASPGELELALTAGFPPERIVFDSPAKTWAELHRALELGVSINVDNFDELARLDTLVDERHVSAASATIGFRINPQSGTGAIGALSTATATSKFGVGLDDPGTREALIEAFLARPWLNQIHVHSGSQGISLDKAAVGIRAAVDLAQEINDRAASANSLTRTADPSRVTTLDDDRRIAATGDERRVTRIDIGGGLSVNFDDEDITPTFADYRTVLEEHVPGLFDFDIVTEFGRALLAKAGTVLTRVEYAKTTGRRRIAMTHAGVQVATRTAYAPNDWPLRILPFTVAGDPKIAEAVPTDVAGPACFAGDLLARDRMLPRLEVGDIVAVPETGAYYFSNPFSYNLLPRVPVFGYGAGAGAGADAGAGAGAGAGAGAGADAGPDAEADAPLQFFLIRRGQTTAEVLAEAGELQLNALSPTDCAQPADSGR, from the coding sequence ATGCCCCGCAGTCACCACTCCATCCCGGACAGCCGCGCACGTGCGATCAGAGCCATCGCGCAGAACTCCACCTCGACTCCCGAGCGGGGTGACATTCCCGCGCTGTCGGACCAGTCTCCCGTGCTCGGGCTGATGGATCTCGACGCAGTCGATGCCGCCTTCGCAGACCTGACCTCAGCGTTCGACTCCGACCGTGAGGTCCTCCACGCGGTCGCCTGCAAAGCTGTGCCTCTGCCGTCGGTGCTGCGCCGCTATGCCGAAGCCGGTGCCGGCTGCGAGGTCGCAAGCCCCGGTGAACTCGAACTCGCCCTCACCGCGGGGTTCCCGCCGGAGCGGATCGTCTTCGACTCCCCGGCCAAGACCTGGGCGGAACTGCACCGCGCGCTCGAGCTCGGTGTCTCGATCAACGTCGACAACTTCGATGAACTCGCCCGCCTCGACACCCTCGTGGACGAACGCCACGTGAGCGCCGCCTCGGCGACGATCGGATTCCGCATCAATCCGCAGTCGGGAACCGGTGCGATCGGTGCCCTGAGCACCGCGACCGCAACCTCGAAGTTCGGCGTCGGACTCGACGATCCCGGCACTCGCGAGGCCCTCATCGAGGCCTTTCTCGCCCGCCCCTGGCTGAACCAGATCCACGTCCACTCAGGGTCCCAGGGCATCAGCCTCGACAAGGCTGCCGTCGGCATCCGCGCCGCAGTCGACCTTGCCCAGGAGATCAACGATCGGGCCGCCTCGGCGAACTCTTTGACGCGCACCGCCGACCCGAGTCGGGTCACCACACTCGATGACGACCGACGGATCGCCGCAACCGGCGACGAACGCCGCGTCACCCGCATCGACATCGGCGGGGGGCTGTCGGTGAACTTCGATGATGAGGACATCACCCCGACGTTCGCCGACTACCGCACCGTGCTCGAAGAGCACGTGCCGGGGCTGTTCGACTTCGACATCGTCACCGAGTTCGGCCGCGCGCTGCTCGCCAAGGCCGGCACCGTCCTCACCCGCGTCGAATACGCGAAGACCACCGGCAGGCGCCGCATCGCGATGACCCACGCCGGCGTCCAGGTCGCCACCCGCACCGCGTACGCGCCGAACGACTGGCCGTTGCGGATCTTGCCGTTCACCGTTGCCGGAGACCCCAAGATCGCCGAGGCGGTTCCCACCGATGTCGCAGGCCCCGCCTGCTTCGCCGGTGACCTCCTCGCCCGGGACCGGATGCTGCCGCGCCTCGAGGTCGGCGACATCGTGGCCGTGCCCGAGACCGGTGCCTACTACTTCTCGAACCCGTTCTCCTACAACCTGCTCCCACGGGTGCCCGTCTTCGGATACGGTGCTGGTGCTGGTGCAGGTGCAGACGCAGGCGCAGGTGCCGGTGCCGGTGCAGGTGCAGGTGCCGGAGCAGACGCAGGCCCAGACGCCGAAGCAGACGCGCCGCTCCAGTTCTTCCTCATCAGACGGGGACAGACGACTGCCGAGGTCCTCGCCGAGGCAGGGGAGCTGCAGCTGAATGCGCTCAGCCCGACCGACTGCGCTCAGCCGGCAGACAGCGGCCGGTGA
- a CDS encoding response regulator transcription factor: MKPSVLIVDDDRWTTRAVAATLSDDGGFDVLEPVHTGEDAVDAFAASRPDLVLMDVNMPPGMSGVDATAAIMNHDPQAHVVLLTTVAPGPGIARGLEAGAMAVLNKTAGESELVAVVRAASAGETPELLKGLATDIAISGDQLPEAPEAAPQLTERELELLTLLCEGHGYDEIAADLKLSMHTMKSHAQNLRLKLGAKNLAQLVIRALQFKFYSPE; this comes from the coding sequence GTGAAACCCTCCGTCCTCATCGTCGATGACGATCGGTGGACGACGCGCGCTGTCGCGGCGACGCTGAGCGACGACGGCGGATTCGACGTCCTCGAACCGGTCCACACCGGCGAGGACGCCGTCGACGCCTTCGCTGCGAGCCGACCCGATCTTGTCCTCATGGACGTCAACATGCCGCCGGGGATGAGCGGGGTCGACGCGACGGCGGCGATCATGAACCACGACCCGCAGGCGCATGTCGTGCTGCTGACGACGGTGGCACCGGGCCCGGGCATCGCCCGCGGTCTCGAGGCCGGTGCGATGGCCGTGCTCAACAAGACCGCCGGTGAGTCCGAGCTCGTCGCGGTGGTGCGCGCCGCTTCGGCCGGGGAGACGCCGGAACTGCTCAAGGGGCTGGCCACGGACATCGCCATCAGCGGCGACCAGCTCCCCGAGGCACCCGAAGCGGCCCCGCAGCTGACCGAACGCGAGCTCGAGCTGCTCACCCTGCTCTGCGAGGGGCACGGGTACGACGAGATCGCGGCCGATCTCAAACTGAGCATGCACACGATGAAGTCGCATGCCCAGAACCTGCGCCTCAAACTGGGAGCGAAGAACCTCGCCCAGCTGGTCATCCGCGCCCTCCAGTTCAAGTTCTACTCCCCGGAGTAG
- a CDS encoding PucR family transcriptional regulator, which produces MTDTASPRLSRLIRDTEGFLLPLTEAAEDVVITRIEFGFDLSTSNSLAEEVAPTRRTVTSRRGAEPAALPRRTLTSERDAGTAEHGTDTAVSGAVTTEPGTRSGTVVLVTEPVRSRAGLGSVVAEYAGAAALVLPPGSHSHLGEAAIGRGSGGETPVLLERSSHVTWSEALVHLRQLTEGATSAVAWPDVDDLSALAAVIAESTGASITIEDPASRVLAHANLGDDLDEIRRETILSGAIPDWRIAELEESGFLDTIRRSTDVVERPAEGTSPARSVIALRSEGELIGTIWAAYPAEVDPAPLREILRDAARAALPVMLRTLRRSPFEKRIRREALAAILAGSAELGPSATLLALPFAGHYCVLAFAEVAPEREPVLRFHLRAAFADAVLSQVESGTGSHLAALVQMSAPSNAAQIRDHVASTLRRSLPDDEALSFGVGSPVDRLDEVHRSWSEAAYVVDAVNGRQASGGAQAAPTIIGATAADAAAEVIGLRVADTLLAAEAAETAEVGAAGAGAAVGAGAAIGADGAEPAGRNPDAGSVVWPARALARHDANHNGSLLETLRVYFATVGNSAEASRRLHVHTNSLRHRLGRIEEITGLSTVNPAERLWLELAVLAHDRAGG; this is translated from the coding sequence ATGACCGACACCGCGAGCCCGCGCCTGTCCCGCCTGATCCGGGACACCGAAGGCTTCCTCCTGCCGCTCACCGAGGCAGCCGAGGATGTCGTCATCACTCGAATCGAATTCGGCTTCGACCTGTCGACGAGCAATTCCCTCGCCGAGGAGGTCGCCCCCACCCGTCGTACCGTGACCTCTCGACGCGGTGCGGAGCCGGCTGCACTGCCTCGTCGCACACTGACCTCCGAACGCGACGCGGGCACAGCCGAACACGGCACGGACACAGCCGTCAGCGGCGCAGTCACAACCGAGCCCGGCACGCGGTCGGGCACCGTCGTCCTTGTCACCGAGCCGGTGCGCAGTCGCGCCGGTCTCGGTTCGGTGGTGGCTGAATATGCGGGAGCGGCGGCTCTCGTGCTCCCTCCCGGATCGCACTCCCACCTCGGCGAAGCGGCCATCGGACGGGGGAGCGGGGGAGAGACGCCCGTCCTCCTCGAACGCTCGTCGCACGTGACGTGGTCTGAGGCGCTCGTCCATCTGCGGCAGCTCACAGAGGGCGCGACGAGTGCTGTGGCCTGGCCCGATGTCGACGACCTCAGCGCTCTGGCCGCGGTCATCGCCGAGTCCACAGGCGCCTCGATCACGATCGAGGATCCGGCGTCACGGGTGCTCGCGCATGCGAACCTCGGCGATGATCTCGATGAGATCCGGCGCGAGACGATCCTGTCCGGGGCTATCCCCGATTGGCGGATCGCTGAGCTCGAAGAATCCGGGTTCCTCGACACGATCCGGCGTTCGACCGATGTCGTCGAACGTCCCGCCGAAGGCACATCACCGGCACGGTCGGTCATCGCTCTGCGCAGCGAAGGTGAACTCATCGGCACGATCTGGGCGGCCTACCCGGCCGAGGTCGACCCGGCCCCGCTGCGCGAGATTCTGCGCGACGCCGCTCGCGCCGCACTGCCGGTGATGCTGCGGACGCTGCGTCGTTCGCCGTTCGAAAAGCGCATCCGCCGCGAGGCGCTCGCCGCGATCCTCGCAGGCTCCGCTGAGCTCGGGCCCTCGGCGACACTGCTCGCACTGCCGTTCGCCGGTCACTACTGCGTCCTCGCCTTCGCCGAGGTGGCCCCCGAGAGGGAGCCCGTCCTGCGGTTCCATCTGCGAGCCGCCTTCGCCGATGCCGTGCTTTCGCAGGTCGAGTCGGGAACCGGATCGCACCTTGCGGCGCTCGTGCAGATGAGCGCACCCTCGAATGCCGCGCAGATCCGCGATCACGTGGCCTCGACGCTGCGGCGATCGCTGCCGGACGATGAGGCGCTGAGCTTCGGCGTCGGTTCTCCGGTCGACCGCCTCGATGAGGTGCATCGCTCCTGGTCGGAGGCCGCATACGTCGTTGACGCCGTGAACGGCCGACAGGCGAGTGGAGGTGCTCAAGCGGCCCCGACGATCATCGGAGCGACGGCCGCCGACGCAGCCGCCGAGGTCATCGGACTGCGCGTGGCCGATACGCTGCTGGCCGCAGAAGCCGCTGAGACTGCCGAGGTCGGTGCTGCCGGTGCCGGCGCTGCCGTCGGTGCCGGAGCTGCTATCGGTGCGGACGGCGCAGAACCCGCCGGCCGGAACCCCGATGCCGGCAGCGTCGTGTGGCCGGCGCGGGCGCTGGCCCGGCACGATGCCAACCACAATGGCAGCCTGCTCGAGACTCTGCGGGTCTACTTCGCCACTGTCGGCAACTCCGCCGAGGCGTCCCGCCGACTGCACGTGCACACGAACTCGCTGCGGCACAGGCTCGGCAGGATCGAGGAGATCACCGGTTTGTCGACCGTGAACCCGGCCGAGCGCCTGTGGCTCGAACTTGCGGTGCTCGCCCATGACCGCGCCGGCGGCTGA
- a CDS encoding YgfZ/GcvT domain-containing protein, which yields MTDPVSPNSDPSDSPSPENTNTPAEAATPTNDATTATNGAADSATDAVAEAARRSSLARGLSSTAVLGAGELSQTPIHYGAPLREQRVLEEKNGLVDLAHLRVLRLSGPDRLTWLNSITTQKIDQLAPGVSTETLVLDPNGRIEGWLKIVDDGEALWAVSELNTDATLDFLRKMVFMMRVEIEDLSDEYQCFGAVTSLPETLPVTQLWADPWPHIGSGSASYAQIDLGQSVVGTDHPGLETPFVIGIVKRSDLQGLSARDFEMAGFDAWEALRIAAWRPGKNEIDHKALVGELDLLRTSVHLAKGCYRGQEAVARVHNLGQPPRRLVFVHLDGSGHIAPEPGTEVLAEVRGSERGAGTLTSVTAHWELGPIGLAVVKRNLSPDAALSFEISDGERVVGAQETIVVPVREHERTLPERNKDVDARNQKR from the coding sequence ATGACTGATCCCGTGTCGCCGAATTCCGATCCGTCCGATTCGCCGTCGCCGGAGAACACGAACACCCCCGCCGAGGCGGCCACCCCGACGAACGACGCAACCACTGCGACGAACGGCGCCGCCGATTCCGCGACCGATGCCGTCGCCGAGGCGGCGCGCCGGTCCTCACTCGCCCGTGGGCTGAGCTCGACCGCGGTCCTGGGTGCCGGCGAACTGTCGCAGACTCCCATCCATTACGGGGCACCCCTGCGGGAGCAGCGCGTGCTCGAGGAGAAGAACGGGCTCGTCGACCTCGCCCACCTGCGCGTGCTGCGTCTGAGCGGACCCGACCGGCTGACCTGGCTGAACTCGATCACCACGCAGAAGATCGACCAGCTGGCTCCGGGAGTGTCCACCGAGACTCTCGTCCTCGACCCGAACGGCCGCATCGAAGGCTGGCTGAAGATCGTCGACGACGGTGAGGCACTGTGGGCAGTGAGCGAACTGAACACCGATGCGACGCTGGACTTCCTGCGCAAGATGGTCTTCATGATGCGCGTCGAGATCGAGGACCTCAGCGACGAGTATCAGTGCTTCGGCGCCGTCACCTCGCTGCCGGAGACGCTGCCGGTGACCCAGCTGTGGGCCGACCCGTGGCCGCACATCGGCTCGGGGTCGGCATCGTATGCCCAGATCGACCTCGGGCAGTCCGTCGTCGGCACCGATCATCCCGGCCTCGAGACCCCGTTCGTCATCGGCATCGTCAAACGCTCCGACCTGCAGGGACTCTCCGCCCGAGACTTCGAGATGGCGGGATTCGACGCCTGGGAGGCGCTGCGGATCGCCGCGTGGCGGCCCGGGAAGAACGAGATCGACCACAAGGCACTCGTCGGCGAGCTCGACCTGCTGCGCACCTCCGTCCACTTGGCCAAGGGCTGCTACCGCGGTCAAGAGGCCGTGGCGCGCGTGCACAATCTGGGGCAGCCGCCTCGGCGATTGGTCTTCGTTCACCTCGACGGGTCCGGGCACATCGCACCCGAACCCGGCACCGAGGTGCTCGCCGAGGTCCGCGGATCCGAACGCGGTGCGGGCACACTGACCTCGGTGACAGCCCATTGGGAGCTCGGCCCGATCGGTTTGGCCGTGGTCAAGCGCAATCTGTCCCCGGACGCGGCACTGAGTTTCGAAATCAGTGACGGCGAGCGGGTCGTCGGTGCGCAGGAGACGATCGTGGTGCCCGTGCGCGAACACGAACGGACCCTGCCGGAACGGAATAAGGACGTCGACGCCCGCAACCAGAAGCGCTGA
- a CDS encoding histidine kinase, with protein sequence MTSATDGSAGSVPARVWQFLRGPRFIDLPIRLLALIMGLTILVPGSFETTEPLYSGLLILAYALIVVAAFLPLTTVIAATGLGVVFSQLFPDLQNMFPEALLLAIAVLISRRRWVGFAIGTAGLAGYLGFSTWLGSYDAGFEGLTDLGYGWLTYSLLGLCASFVEARIRREIARRERAAIDHQKTLDAMRTRFTSDMHDTISHSLTTESAIIRTLARETDSEQADRLLAELALVNAEATKRLRQLVTSLSSWETDTCPGDTRTRRVRFRAEAEQLAGAIEDGCAAGSVPLTAQLSPLPTYSSDSLAHHFRAILLELATNVIRHSTPGTPAKLTVELRSGSGDRMELVCRSCNESPTELTQVPRSLHRRATAVGGTCTVGAGAEKNTVVEVALPIRRLTPSAQAESGQVKSARAETAQVKSARAKSSQTLSPEVMSGTAEPAEMIDIAEVESSASSSSEADHGAGTETDNEQASAPDTDRVSASANADDERRSDSSPDTAATDIAATGTATTSTAAPTTGNSSDPASTSPSETRRKVEA encoded by the coding sequence ATGACTTCAGCGACCGACGGTTCGGCCGGGAGCGTCCCGGCCCGAGTGTGGCAGTTCCTCAGGGGCCCGCGTTTCATCGACCTGCCGATCCGATTGCTCGCGCTCATCATGGGCCTGACGATCCTCGTGCCAGGGTCGTTCGAAACCACCGAGCCGCTCTATTCGGGGCTGCTCATCCTCGCCTATGCGCTCATCGTCGTCGCGGCCTTCCTGCCGCTGACGACCGTCATCGCGGCGACCGGTCTCGGAGTCGTCTTCTCCCAGCTCTTTCCCGATCTGCAGAACATGTTCCCCGAGGCGCTGCTGCTGGCGATCGCGGTCCTCATCAGCCGTCGTCGTTGGGTCGGCTTCGCAATCGGCACTGCGGGACTGGCCGGCTACCTCGGGTTCTCGACCTGGCTCGGGTCCTATGACGCGGGCTTCGAGGGGCTCACCGACCTCGGCTACGGCTGGCTGACCTACTCGCTCCTCGGACTGTGCGCGAGCTTCGTCGAGGCTCGGATCCGCAGGGAGATCGCGCGCCGCGAACGCGCGGCCATCGACCATCAGAAGACGCTCGACGCGATGCGGACGCGGTTCACCAGCGACATGCATGACACGATCTCCCACTCCCTGACCACGGAGTCCGCGATCATCCGCACCCTCGCCAGGGAGACCGATTCGGAGCAGGCCGACCGGCTGCTGGCCGAGCTCGCCCTCGTCAACGCTGAAGCGACGAAACGTCTGCGCCAGCTCGTGACGAGCCTGAGCAGCTGGGAGACCGACACCTGCCCCGGGGACACCCGCACCCGCCGTGTCCGTTTCCGCGCCGAGGCGGAGCAGCTGGCCGGTGCGATCGAGGACGGCTGCGCTGCCGGCTCCGTTCCTCTGACCGCGCAGCTGTCACCGCTGCCGACGTATTCCTCGGACTCGCTGGCGCACCATTTCCGCGCAATTCTGCTCGAGCTGGCCACGAACGTCATCCGCCATTCCACTCCGGGCACTCCCGCGAAGCTCACCGTCGAACTGCGCAGCGGGAGCGGCGACCGGATGGAGCTCGTGTGCCGCAGCTGCAACGAGTCACCGACCGAACTCACCCAGGTGCCGCGATCCCTGCACCGCCGCGCAACGGCCGTGGGCGGGACCTGCACCGTGGGTGCAGGGGCAGAGAAGAACACCGTCGTCGAGGTGGCCCTGCCCATCCGTCGACTGACCCCGTCCGCACAGGCCGAGTCCGGACAGGTTAAGTCTGCACGGGCCGAGACCGCACAGGTTAAGTCCGCGCGGGCCAAATCCTCGCAGACCCTGTCCCCGGAGGTCATGTCAGGAACGGCAGAGCCTGCCGAGATGATCGACATCGCCGAGGTCGAATCCAGCGCCAGCTCCAGCTCCGAAGCCGACCACGGTGCCGGTACCGAGACCGACAACGAGCAGGCATCGGCACCGGACACGGACCGCGTGAGCGCCTCGGCGAATGCGGACGACGAACGCCGGTCCGACAGCAGTCCCGACACCGCAGCAACCGACATCGCAGCAACCGGCACCGCAACAACCAGCACTGCCGCGCCTACGACCGGCAACTCGAGCGATCCCGCATCGACGTCGCCGTCCGAGACACGACGCAAGGTCGAGGCGTGA
- a CDS encoding ABC transporter substrate-binding protein: MFTHSSLRRGWRRCLAGVAALALAGSMATAPAQAATSEAPAPDNVLRIATDGFIDSFNPFTSFYLVPTNTFRYMYENLVANDAKDGSVTEGLATEWNTDSDGKVWTYTMRPDMKWSDGEPLTAEDVAWTYNQMMEKDEMAVANGSLVENFAKVEAPDEGTVKITLKKPQANNPGQEIPVVPEHVWSKIDKPGEFKNDKKSVGSGPFQLDSYEANKSITLKANPNFWRGKPKLDEIQYRYYTDSDAQVQAIRSGEVDFITGLSPDQFTALDGAKDVELNDGNGRRFNGISINSGVADAKDKEFGTGAEALKDKKVRQAIRAGIDTETLRKQVMQDYAQPATSFIPAVYPTWALDAENPVITGFDVDRAKKLLDDAGWKEGSDGIREKDGEKLQLRFLTDADAPIEQNTAKFLKPWMKDIGIDLKNESTDVDTVSERSTKGDYDMYFSGWSINPDPDYQLSINTCGQRPDAEGNGGTSQDGWCNKEFDKLYQAQHVELDQTKRAELVQKALAIHYEETPSVTLWYPNQLEAYRSDRFDNFTKQPTDGGAIANQVGYWGYESVEPVSEEDANGAGGLGAGGWIGIAAAVIVVLGGGGWLLSRRKKSDDRE; this comes from the coding sequence ATGTTCACGCACTCATCACTGCGCAGGGGCTGGCGACGCTGCCTGGCCGGCGTCGCAGCACTGGCATTGGCCGGCTCCATGGCCACCGCTCCGGCTCAGGCCGCCACCTCGGAGGCTCCGGCCCCCGACAACGTCCTGCGCATCGCCACGGACGGCTTCATCGATTCGTTCAACCCCTTCACCTCGTTCTACCTGGTCCCGACGAACACGTTCCGGTACATGTACGAGAACCTCGTGGCCAACGACGCCAAGGACGGCTCGGTCACCGAAGGACTCGCCACCGAATGGAACACCGACTCCGACGGCAAGGTCTGGACGTACACGATGCGACCGGACATGAAGTGGTCCGATGGTGAACCACTCACGGCCGAGGACGTCGCCTGGACCTACAACCAGATGATGGAGAAGGACGAGATGGCCGTCGCCAACGGCAGCCTCGTCGAGAACTTCGCCAAGGTCGAGGCACCCGACGAGGGCACCGTCAAGATCACCCTGAAGAAGCCGCAGGCGAACAACCCCGGCCAGGAGATCCCCGTCGTTCCCGAACACGTGTGGTCGAAGATCGACAAGCCCGGCGAGTTCAAGAACGACAAGAAGTCGGTCGGATCGGGACCCTTCCAGCTCGACAGCTATGAGGCGAACAAGTCCATCACGCTCAAGGCGAATCCGAACTTCTGGCGCGGCAAGCCGAAGCTCGATGAGATCCAGTACCGCTACTACACGGACTCCGACGCCCAGGTGCAGGCGATCCGCTCCGGCGAAGTCGACTTCATCACCGGGCTCAGCCCCGACCAGTTCACCGCCCTCGACGGGGCGAAGGACGTCGAACTCAACGACGGAAACGGGCGCCGCTTCAACGGCATCTCCATCAACTCCGGCGTCGCCGATGCCAAGGACAAGGAATTCGGCACCGGGGCCGAGGCGCTCAAGGACAAGAAGGTCCGACAGGCCATCCGCGCCGGCATCGACACCGAAACCCTGCGCAAACAGGTCATGCAGGACTACGCGCAGCCGGCCACGAGCTTCATCCCCGCTGTCTACCCGACCTGGGCACTCGACGCCGAGAACCCAGTCATCACCGGCTTCGACGTCGACCGTGCGAAGAAGCTGCTCGACGATGCCGGCTGGAAGGAAGGCTCCGACGGCATCCGGGAGAAAGACGGCGAGAAGCTCCAGCTGCGTTTCCTCACCGACGCTGATGCACCCATCGAGCAGAACACCGCGAAATTCCTCAAACCGTGGATGAAGGACATCGGCATCGACCTCAAGAACGAGTCGACCGACGTCGACACCGTGTCCGAGCGCAGCACCAAGGGCGACTACGACATGTACTTCTCCGGCTGGTCGATCAACCCGGACCCGGACTACCAGCTGAGCATCAACACGTGCGGCCAGCGCCCCGATGCCGAAGGCAACGGCGGCACCAGCCAGGACGGTTGGTGCAATAAGGAATTCGACAAGCTCTACCAGGCGCAGCACGTCGAACTCGACCAGACGAAGCGGGCAGAACTCGTGCAGAAGGCCCTGGCCATCCACTACGAAGAGACCCCCTCGGTGACGCTGTGGTACCCGAACCAGCTCGAGGCCTACCGCTCCGACCGGTTCGATAACTTCACGAAGCAGCCCACCGATGGCGGAGCCATCGCCAACCAGGTCGGCTACTGGGGCTACGAGTCGGTGGAACCGGTCAGCGAAGAAGACGCAAACGGCGCCGGCGGGCTCGGCGCGGGCGGTTGGATCGGCATCGCCGCAGCCGTGATCGTCGTCCTCGGCGGAGGCGGCTGGCTGCTCAGCCGTCGGAAGAAGTCCGACGACCGCGAATAG
- a CDS encoding FABP family protein produces the protein MIELDASVHPELVPLSWLIGSWEGVGVVGYADTPEKQFGQRIDFVAHEGTPFLQYTAHAWLLDEAGELESTLTLESGIWQLVRQHDEGDVGPGMMVPTADQSFTSAAAVETLRTNDDAFEIEAEIVHPHGVMELYAGTVKGPRIDLATDVVARTKTAKEYTASTRMYGLVGGELMWAWDMAAMGHELASHSSARLKKLS, from the coding sequence ATGATCGAACTTGATGCCTCGGTCCATCCGGAGCTCGTCCCCCTGTCCTGGCTCATCGGGTCCTGGGAAGGCGTCGGCGTCGTCGGCTATGCGGACACTCCTGAGAAGCAGTTCGGCCAGCGCATCGACTTCGTCGCCCATGAGGGCACACCGTTCCTCCAGTACACCGCGCATGCGTGGCTGCTCGATGAGGCTGGTGAACTCGAATCGACCCTGACGCTCGAGTCCGGCATCTGGCAGCTCGTGCGCCAGCACGACGAAGGCGATGTCGGCCCGGGCATGATGGTGCCCACCGCTGATCAGAGCTTCACCTCTGCCGCCGCGGTCGAGACCCTGCGCACGAACGACGACGCCTTCGAGATCGAAGCCGAGATCGTCCACCCGCACGGGGTCATGGAACTCTATGCAGGCACCGTCAAGGGCCCGCGCATCGACCTCGCCACCGACGTCGTGGCCCGGACGAAGACCGCGAAGGAGTACACCGCCTCGACGCGGATGTACGGCCTCGTCGGCGGTGAGCTCATGTGGGCCTGGGACATGGCCGCGATGGGCCACGAACTCGCCTCCCATTCCTCCGCCAGATTGAAGAAGCTGTCTTAA
- the gabT gene encoding 4-aminobutyrate--2-oxoglutarate transaminase — protein sequence MTALEIGGEALPQERKIVTEIPGPKSRELEARRKSAVATGVGSSLPAYVVAAGGAILKDVDGNQLIDLGSGIAVTTAGNSNARVVENAKAQIEAFTHTCFMVNPYESYVEVAEALNRLTPGDHEKRTVLLNSGAEAVENAVKIARAHTGRDAVVVFDHAYHGRTNLTMAMTAKAAPYKAGFGPFAGEVYRAPMSYPFRDNDAAGTKLSGEDAAKRVITMIEKQIGSEYVAAIVIEPIQGEGGFIVPAEGFLPTLVEYAREKGIVFVADEVQAGFARTGKMFASEWEGIVPDLITTAKGIAGGLPLSAVTGRAEIMDSVGPGRLGGTYGGNPTACAAALGAIAAYEEDGLADRAGHIGEIIVDRLTKLQSKYPEVGDIRGRGAMIAAEFVEHDSIEPNADLVKKIADYCAKNGVLVLTTGTFSNILRFLPPLTISDELLHDAFDVIEAGLAELLPA from the coding sequence ATGACAGCTTTGGAAATTGGCGGCGAAGCTCTGCCGCAGGAACGTAAGATCGTCACCGAGATTCCCGGACCGAAGTCCCGCGAACTCGAGGCGCGTCGCAAGTCGGCCGTGGCGACCGGTGTCGGTTCGAGCCTTCCCGCCTACGTGGTGGCGGCCGGGGGTGCGATCCTCAAGGACGTCGACGGCAATCAGCTCATCGACCTCGGTTCGGGCATCGCCGTGACCACCGCCGGCAACTCGAACGCCCGCGTGGTCGAGAATGCGAAGGCCCAGATCGAGGCCTTCACCCACACCTGCTTCATGGTCAACCCGTACGAGAGCTACGTCGAGGTCGCCGAAGCCCTCAACCGCCTCACCCCAGGTGATCACGAGAAGCGCACCGTGCTGCTGAACTCCGGTGCCGAAGCAGTCGAGAACGCCGTGAAGATCGCTCGCGCCCACACCGGCCGCGACGCCGTCGTCGTCTTCGACCACGCCTACCACGGCCGCACCAACCTGACCATGGCGATGACCGCGAAGGCCGCTCCCTACAAGGCCGGCTTCGGTCCCTTCGCCGGTGAGGTCTACCGCGCACCCATGTCCTACCCGTTCCGCGACAACGACGCGGCAGGCACAAAGCTCAGCGGTGAGGACGCGGCCAAGCGCGTCATCACGATGATCGAGAAGCAGATCGGCTCCGAATACGTCGCCGCGATCGTCATCGAACCCATCCAGGGTGAGGGCGGCTTCATCGTCCCGGCAGAGGGCTTCCTGCCCACGCTCGTCGAATACGCTCGCGAGAAGGGCATCGTCTTCGTCGCCGACGAAGTGCAGGCAGGATTCGCCCGCACCGGCAAGATGTTCGCCTCCGAATGGGAGGGCATCGTCCCCGACCTCATCACCACCGCCAAGGGCATCGCCGGCGGTCTGCCGCTGTCGGCCGTGACCGGTCGTGCGGAGATCATGGACTCGGTCGGACCGGGCCGCCTCGGCGGAACCTACGGAGGCAACCCCACCGCCTGTGCCGCTGCTCTCGGCGCGATCGCCGCGTACGAAGAGGACGGACTGGCCGATCGGGCCGGACACATCGGTGAGATCATCGTCGACCGCCTGACCAAGCTGCAGTCGAAGTACCCCGAGGTCGGCGACATCCGCGGCCGCGGCGCCATGATCGCCGCCGAGTTCGTCGAGCACGACTCGATCGAGCCGAATGCGGACCTGGTGAAGAAGATCGCGGACTACTGCGCGAAGAACGGTGTCCTCGTGCTCACCACGGGAACCTTCAGCAACATCCTGCGCTTCCTGCCGCCGCTGACGATCTCCGATGAGCTGCTCCACGACGCCTTCGACGTCATCGAGGCCGGGCTGGCCGAACTCCTCCCCGCCTGA